The following are encoded in a window of Acidobacteriota bacterium genomic DNA:
- a CDS encoding aldo/keto reductase has translation MIYGSIPGVGKPVSRIIFGAAHLKQRREAEDFRLCDAFFEGGGNAFDTAHVYGQGDSERTLGRWIRQRGLRERVVIVDKGAHPDVHSEGERQRLDPNSIDSDLVESLERLGTEYIDLFLLHRDDPQQDVASILECLNEQVEKGRIRAFGVSNWSVPRLREANAYAQRRGLLPLAASSSHFSLAEQVRPPWPGSVTLTGAERQEDRDWYTAQATSPQPMALLCWSALAGGWLLRPADAPPPVGTHEEIATRAYESAPNRERRRRLVQLAEERGRSVAQIALAYVLSQPMAPFALISVATQEECADNLAACEVSLSPKELEWLDLRRVGGG, from the coding sequence GTGATCTACGGCTCGATTCCCGGTGTCGGCAAGCCGGTGTCGCGGATCATCTTCGGTGCGGCGCATTTGAAGCAGCGCCGGGAGGCGGAGGACTTTCGGCTCTGCGACGCATTCTTCGAGGGCGGCGGCAACGCCTTCGACACCGCCCACGTCTACGGCCAGGGAGACAGCGAGCGGACCCTCGGGCGGTGGATCCGCCAGCGGGGCCTGCGCGAGCGGGTGGTGATCGTCGACAAAGGGGCCCATCCTGATGTCCATTCCGAGGGTGAGCGCCAGCGTCTCGATCCCAACTCCATCGACTCGGATTTGGTGGAGAGCCTGGAGCGCCTGGGTACGGAGTACATCGACCTCTTCCTGCTGCATCGGGATGATCCCCAACAAGACGTAGCTTCTATTCTGGAGTGCCTGAACGAGCAGGTCGAGAAGGGGCGGATCCGGGCCTTCGGTGTGTCCAATTGGTCGGTGCCCCGCCTCCGGGAAGCCAACGCCTACGCTCAGCGCCGGGGCCTGCTGCCGCTAGCCGCCAGCTCTTCCCACTTCAGTCTGGCGGAGCAGGTCCGGCCGCCGTGGCCCGGGTCGGTGACGCTCACCGGAGCGGAGCGCCAGGAGGATCGGGACTGGTACACGGCCCAGGCGACGAGCCCACAGCCGATGGCGCTCTTGTGCTGGTCGGCGCTGGCCGGGGGCTGGCTGCTGCGGCCGGCGGACGCTCCGCCCCCCGTGGGCACCCACGAGGAGATCGCTACCCGGGCGTACGAGTCCGCGCCCAATCGCGAGCGGCGGCGGCGGTTGGTCCAGCTGGCCGAAGAGCGCGGTCGGTCCGTCGCGCAGATTGCTCTGGCCTATGTGCTGAGCCAACCCATGGCGCCGTTTGCGTTGATCTCCGTGGCCACCCAAGAGGAATGTGCCGACAATCTGGCGGCTTGTGAGGTCAGCCTGTCTCCGAAGGAGCTGGAGTGGCTTGATCTCCGACGGGTCGGAGGCGGCTAG